The Brassica napus cultivar Da-Ae chromosome C7, Da-Ae, whole genome shotgun sequence genome has a segment encoding these proteins:
- the LOC106407863 gene encoding uncharacterized protein LOC106407863 — protein MAETNDLPRRMFALGHEPVGLRVSPYHKPGALGHIIDSLEEGEIEVLKRTHFGKFLELADKTPYSGRLGRYMLSRQLKVRKKYEAWFLFSENPIRFSLRKFAIVTGLPCGKYPKQPQKEAKKMISEQPVLKRKTITDQDARIKYACLAILAYVILPTTHVPKILFEHAEKIRELDEFFVYPWGRVSFEMLMSSIKERDEVALTQSTIALQGYVQSLQMVMTKAVRGLTELVRQDSPTDAAGDDDGDIAFPPVRVTSIIQPATDFEIKEDCLFFSDDEDDDSVDKMVSLIRDGARFTKKMFIGGATSADVERMREEAEAEALAKKKKKRKTPCQTIPTPTQAAVDAELVASLVQAKIKIQIDRVEGKVDDLRESFDQLQEVVKKHIFENSAQLLVLQNGFKTILDSIASLSSQSHSRSVEDNPMANAPVADSVGSRTQTTIPEPQRTTSRGDADMVNEDTNINQMTSGEDDASVQRHVEEQNDFQLSKAESGNERVSAEDYEPNLDNEAPPIVTEDHQPDAAIPIRKSTRLKAVTKSLVGVYECDKLILNRFREAQLGAINKDAATDYHAKFNKLLHILKTSKSITIGGISVSNKDIIDIAERSRALSFKMIDVLMHHSHVVTLHQPNPRDSCCFLDSKFVSILSKNYSRFSKSPQKEDFVFTPNVLETLCDLESQTFESLRFYLPSNFDKNYWVGICVDSTTWTLIVLDCNASLRSDSVMVKELAPICHMFPYLLKQAGRNMCSKDLKALTVERPRNIPQNIKTTDSGVPTTLLMQAHAVAGIEVCKSLTSDVLDHEAKRLAVMLYEENVGPI, from the exons CTAGCCGACAAGACGCCATACTCTGGCCGTCTAGGTCGATACATGCTTTCGAGACAGCTGAAAGTTCGCAAGAAATACGAAGCTTGGTTTCTTTTTTCTGAAAACCCAATAAGGTTCTCTCTGAGAAAATTCGCCATCGTCACCGGTCTTCCGTGTGGGAAATACCCGAAACAACCGCAGAAAGAGGCGAAGAAAATGATCTCTGAACAGCC GGTGCTCAAGCGCAAGACTATCACCGACCAAGATGCACGGATAAAGTATGCCTGCCTGGCTATACTCGCATACGTGATACTGCCTACAACACACGTTcccaaaatattatttgaacaCGCCGAAAAAATCAGAGAACTTGATGAGTTCTTCGTGTACCCGTGGGGTCGGGTATCCTTTGAAATGCTCATGAGTAGCataaaagagagagatgagGTAGCTCTGACTCAAAGCACAATTGCCCTGCAAGGCTACGTGCAGTCCCTTCAGATGGTCATGACAAAAGCAGTTCGAGGTTTAACAGAGTTAGTTCGTCAAGATTCACCAACGGATGCTGCGGGTGACGATGATGGTGACATTGCATTCCCCCCC GTTCGTGTGACTTCGATTATTCAGCCAGCCACTGACTTCGAGATCAAGGAAGACTGCTTGTTTTTTTCCGATGATGAAGACGATGACAGCGTAGACAAAATGGTGAGCCTCATCAGAGACGGTGCCCGCTTTACAAAGAAGATGTTCATAGGGGGAGCTACCTCTGCTGACGTAGAGCGCATGAGAGAGGAGGCTGAGGCTGAAGCACTAgcgaaaaagaaaaagaagaggaaaaccCCCTGCCAAACGATACCAACACCAACACAAGCGGCCGTTGATGCAGAGCTCGTTGCCTCACTTGTACAAGCTAAGATCAAAATCCAAATTGATAGGGTCGAAGGCAAGGTCGATGACCTACGGGAATCATTTGATCAGTTGCAAGAGGTCGtgaaaaaacacattttcgAAAACTCAGCCCAACTGCTTGTTCTTCAGAACGGCTTTAAGACGATACTAGACTCCATTGCATCTTTATCCTCTCAGTCTCATTCGCGCTCAGTGGAAGACAACCCAATGGCTAACGCACCCGTAGCCGACTCCGTG GGATCACGTACTCAGACCACCATCCCCGAGCCGCAACGCACCACATCCCGTGGTGATGCTGATATGGTCAATGAGGACACAAATATCAACCAAATGACATCAGGAGAAGATGATGCCAGTGTCCAGAGGCATGTTGAAGAGCAAAAC GATTTTCAGCTATCAAAAGCTGAATCAGGAAACGAACGCGTGTCTGCAGAAGACTACGAGCCAAACCTGGACAACGAAGCTCCGCCGATTGTTACAGAAGACCATCAGCCTGACGCCGCCATACCAATTCGGAAAAGCACCCGTCTGAAGGCAGTCACGAAGTCACTGGTTGGTGTGTACGAATGCGACAAGCTTATTCTAAATAGGTTCCGGGAAGCACAACTTGGCGCCATCAACAAAGATGCAGCAACAGACTACCATGCGAAGTTCAACAAGTTGCTCCATATTCTGAAGACGTCTAA GTCTATTACTATAGGTGGCATTTCAGTCAGCAACAAAGACATCATTGATATCGCTGAGAGGAGCCGAGCACTCTCGTTCAAG ATGATCGATGTACTGATGCATCACTCTCATGTTGTCACCTTGCACCAGCCAAATCCTCGCGACAGTTGCTGCTTTCTGGACTCCAAGTTTGTCTCCATCCTCTCCAAGAACTACTCGAGATTTAGCAAATCTCCCCAGAAAGAGGACTTTGTATTCACCCCCAACGTTTTAGAAACTCTTTGTGACCTCGAGTCTCAAACTTTCGAGTCATTGCGTTTCTATCTACCATCCAACTTCGACAAGAATTATTGGGTTGGCATTTGCGTTGACTCCACTACATGGACCTTGATTGTCCTCGACTGCAACGCATCGCTGAGAAGCGATTCGGTCATGGTAAAAGAACTGGCGCCAATTTGTCACATGTTCCCTTACCTCCTGAAGCAAGCCGGCAGAAACATGTGTTCAAAGGACCTCAAGGCACTGACGGTGGAGAGGCCAAGAAACATCCCTCAAAACATCAAGACAACGGACTCTGGCGTCCCAACCACACTGCTTATGCAAGCTCACGCTGTTGCTGGCATAGAGGTATGCAAATCTCTGACTTCGGATGTGTTGGACCATGAGGCAAAAAGGCTGGCTGTTATGCTCTACGAAGAAAACGTAGGGCCAATCTGA